A portion of the Bacteroides faecium genome contains these proteins:
- a CDS encoding 3-deoxy-D-manno-octulosonic acid transferase yields the protein MLYDLAIVIYDFIVHLAAPFSRKPRKMMKGHWVVYELLRQQVEKGERYIWFHAASLGEFEQGRPLIEMIRAKYPDYKILLTFFSPSGYEVRKHYRGADIVCYLPFDKPRNVKKFLDIANPCMAFFIKYEFWKNYLDELHKRRIPVYSVSSIFRREQIFFKWYGGTYRSVLKDFDHMFVQNEASKRYLSKIGINRVTVVGDTRFDRVLQIREEAKDLPLVEKFKGGNAFTFVAGSSWGPDEDLFLEYFNSHPEMKLIIAPHVIDENHLVEIISKLKRPYVRYTRADEKNVLKADCLIIDCFGLLSSIYRYGEIAYVGGGFGVGIHNTLEAAVYGIPVIFGPKYQKFMEAVQLLEAKGAYSIKDYDELKTLLDRFLTDEMFLRETGTNAGYYVTSNAGATEKIMHMINF from the coding sequence ATGCTTTACGACCTGGCAATAGTCATTTATGACTTTATCGTTCATTTAGCTGCTCCGTTTAGCCGCAAGCCCCGAAAGATGATGAAGGGGCATTGGGTGGTATATGAACTTCTGCGCCAACAAGTGGAGAAAGGGGAGCGCTATATCTGGTTCCATGCTGCTTCTCTGGGTGAGTTTGAGCAGGGGCGTCCCTTGATTGAAATGATTCGGGCAAAGTATCCTGACTATAAGATATTACTGACATTTTTTTCTCCTTCCGGTTATGAAGTGCGCAAGCACTACCGGGGAGCGGACATTGTCTGTTATCTGCCGTTTGACAAACCGAGGAATGTGAAGAAGTTCCTTGATATCGCGAATCCTTGCATGGCGTTCTTTATCAAGTATGAGTTCTGGAAGAATTATTTGGATGAACTTCACAAACGCCGTATTCCGGTATATAGTGTATCGTCCATCTTCCGTCGCGAACAAATATTCTTTAAGTGGTACGGTGGAACTTACCGCAGTGTACTGAAAGACTTTGATCATATGTTTGTGCAGAATGAGGCTTCAAAACGTTATTTGTCAAAGATCGGTATCAATCGTGTGACGGTAGTGGGTGATACCCGCTTCGATCGGGTGTTGCAGATCCGCGAGGAGGCCAAAGACCTTCCGTTGGTAGAGAAATTCAAAGGAGGCAATGCCTTTACTTTTGTTGCCGGAAGCTCTTGGGGGCCGGACGAAGATTTATTCCTCGAATACTTCAACAGCCACCCGGAAATGAAATTGATTATCGCTCCGCACGTGATAGACGAGAATCATCTGGTAGAAATAATCAGCAAACTGAAACGTCCGTATGTACGCTATACCCGTGCTGACGAAAAGAATGTGTTGAAAGCGGACTGTCTGATTATAGACTGTTTCGGATTGCTCTCTTCCATTTATCGGTATGGAGAAATAGCTTATGTCGGCGGTGGCTTTGGCGTGGGTATCCACAATACACTGGAAGCCGCCGTATATGGCATTCCTGTAATCTTCGGGCCGAAATATCAGAAGTTTATGGAAGCTGTACAACTGCTTGAAGCAAAAGGTGCTTACTCTATTAAGGATTACGACGAACTGAAAACTTTATTAGACCGTTTTCTTACGGATGAGATGTTCTTGCGTGAAACCGGAACGAATGCCGGTTATTATGTGACTAGCAATGCCGGAGCGACGGAGAAGATAATGCATATGATAAATTTCTAA